The genomic window ATCAAGGTGCAGCTGACGATTCTGCATGGAGCCGCGGACAATCCTGGGGCTTGTATGGTTATACCTATCTGTACCGCGAAACTAAAGATGAACGCTATCTGGAACAAGCAAAGAACATTGCCAATTTTTTAATCAACCACCCAAATATGCCAAAAGATTTTATTCCTTACTGGGATTACAATGCGCCACAAATACCAAATACCACTCGAGATGCTTCGGCGGCAACGGTAATGGCGTCGGCTTTAATTGAATTAAGCGATTTTGTAGATGCCAAATTAAAGCGTAAATATATGCAAGTAGTTGATATTCAAATTAGAACTTTAGCATCTGATGAATATACCGCTAAACGTGGCGAAAATGGAGATTTCATCTTGAAACATAGCACAGGTGCCTATCCTTTCAAATCAGAAATTGATGCGCCTTTAACCTATGCCGATTATTATTATTTGGAAGCCTTAACAAGATTAAAGAAAAGGTTATAAAAACATAAAAAATAATAGTAAAAACAAGTATTCTTGCTTTAAAATAGTATTATCCTCAAAAAAAACAGTAATGTATATTCCTAGAAAAGTTTTATTTACCATTTGCTTATTTCTACAAATTATAGCTGCATTAACAGTTGTTGCCCAAAAACCAAATGAAACTTACCTCAGTCCAAATAACTATAAAACTGGTACGCAATCAGAACGTATACAAAAAGCCATTAACGATGCGAAGATAACTACAGGAAAAGTAGTCATCCCAAGATATGATGCCATTACCAAAACCAATGTTTGGTTAATCGATCAAGCAATTTTGCTGCCTGCAGATTTTGAACTGGAACTGAATAACTGCAAAATCAAACTATCAGATAAATGCAGGGATAATTTCATCCGTTCTGCTAATGCAGGTTTAGGAATTAAAAATATCGCTCCGCTAAAAAACATTAAGGTAATTGGTATTGGTAATGTGTTGTTAGAAGGAGCCAATAATCCTCGTTCTACGGGAGATCATAACAAAACCTTGTCTTTAAATCCAGATGGTTTTGGCCAATCTTTTGGTACCGATGCCGGCAAACCCAACGAAAACCAAAAAGGTGGCTGGCGCAACCATGCCATCATTTTCGCCTATGTGGATGGCTTTCAGGTTAGTGGAATTACTTTGAAAGATTACCATGGCCATGGTTTGGTAATGGAGCGCAGTACCAATGGTGTGGTTAAAGATATTACTTTCGATGTACGACAAGCGGTTAATGTTGCCGGAGTAGAAAAACAAATCCTTAACCAAGATGGAATGGGCGTACGTTTTGGCTGCAAAAACATCATCATTGCTAACATTAAAGGTAAAAGTGGCGATGATTTTATCAATATCGGTTTAACTGATACAGGGGTAGAAGCAGGTAAGGAAAATGTGAATGTCGTAAGTGGTTCCATTTATGCTGGCGAAAAGGATAATATCGCTAACATCTATCTTCAAAATTGGCAAGATTTCTATTCTCTTTCGCATCGTGCCATTCGTATTATGCCCGTAGGTAAACTAAGAATAAGCAACGTTTTTATCGAAAACATGATCATCAGCCCCTTATCTAAAAAAGGTTTAGAAGCGGAGTATGCGCAAAACATCAACGGTTTATTTGTAAGAAACTTGGTAAGTAATTTTCAGGTAAAAGTTAAAGGAATAGCGAACGCTAGTTTTAGAGATATTTTCTATACTGGCCAAGGCGCTCCAATTGATATTGAGCAAAGTGAGAGTGTAGTGGTAGATCACGTAAAAAATGTTAAACCCTAAATAGGAAGTAAAAAAGGCTTTTTTATGGTTGTTTGAGCAAAAAATAG from Pedobacter sp. SL55 includes these protein-coding regions:
- a CDS encoding glycosyl hydrolase family 28 protein: MYIPRKVLFTICLFLQIIAALTVVAQKPNETYLSPNNYKTGTQSERIQKAINDAKITTGKVVIPRYDAITKTNVWLIDQAILLPADFELELNNCKIKLSDKCRDNFIRSANAGLGIKNIAPLKNIKVIGIGNVLLEGANNPRSTGDHNKTLSLNPDGFGQSFGTDAGKPNENQKGGWRNHAIIFAYVDGFQVSGITLKDYHGHGLVMERSTNGVVKDITFDVRQAVNVAGVEKQILNQDGMGVRFGCKNIIIANIKGKSGDDFINIGLTDTGVEAGKENVNVVSGSIYAGEKDNIANIYLQNWQDFYSLSHRAIRIMPVGKLRISNVFIENMIISPLSKKGLEAEYAQNINGLFVRNLVSNFQVKVKGIANASFRDIFYTGQGAPIDIEQSESVVVDHVKNVKP